The following proteins are encoded in a genomic region of Populus trichocarpa isolate Nisqually-1 chromosome 13, P.trichocarpa_v4.1, whole genome shotgun sequence:
- the LOC18104672 gene encoding transcription factor MYB15, whose product MVKSASIDKNGIRKGSWSIEEDEKLRVYIQKYGHWNWRQLPKFAGLSRCGKSCRLRWMNYLRPDVKRGNFSEEEDNLIIQMHEELGNKWSIISGKLPGRTDNEIKNHWHTNLSKRVKQNQPVSSEVMNKEQSSESSQSEVIQTKKSETDSVSVNTPSESDHQQKNVENFPSSQEISCSEFSSMSNDSVSGMNSVAEDSFSSMEIFQDSGSDFWNLPFLADNNYNQDGYESLFLTEEGYMSFYASNYDDDGTYWIQQVLQELEGSN is encoded by the exons ATGGTCAAATCGGCCTCTATTGATAAAAATGGAATCAGGAAAGGTTCATGGAGTATCGAAGAAGATGAAAAGTTGAGAGTTTATATTCAGAAATATGGCCACTGGAATTGGCGCCAACTTCCCAAGTTTGCTG GTTTATCACGGTGTGGCAAGAGTTGCAGATTACGATGGATGAACTATCTCCGGCCGGACGTAAAGCGAGGAAATTTCTCCGAAGAAGAGGATAATTTGATCATTCAAATGCATGAAGAACTTGGAAATAA ATGGTCTATTATTTCTGGGAAATTACCTGGAAGAACAGACAACGAAATTAAAAATCACTGGCATACCAACTTGAGCAAGAGAGTGAAGCAAAACCAACCAGTTTCTTCTGAGGTGATGAATAAAGAGCAGTCAAGTGAATCTTCACAATCTGAAGTTATTCAGACTAAAAAGTCTGAAACTGACAGTGTTTCTGTCAATACTCCCTCTGAATctgatcatcaacaaaaaaatgtaGAGAACTTTCCTTCATCTCAAGAAATATCTTGCAGTGAGTTCTCCTCCATGAGTAATGATTCTGTGTCAGGCATGAATAGCGTTGCCGAGGATAGTTTCTCTTCAATGGAGATATTTCAAGACTCAGGTTCAGATTTCTGGAACCTGCCATTTTTAGCAGACAACAATTACAACCAAGATGGTTATGAATCATTGTTCTTGACAGAAGAAGGATACATGTCTTTCTATGCTTCCAACTACGACGATGATGGTACATATTGGATCCAGCAAGTGCTGCAGGAACTGGAAGGCAGTAATTAA